TGCAAGCGAGGGATTCCGTGAAAACACCTACTACTATTGGCAACGGAAACTGCGAGAGGCTGCCTGTGAACAACTGACAGAAATTCGAACTGAGCATACAAAGTTGTCTTGCCTAGTCCCACCAGGATTTACCGAATTGAAAATTACAGAAGCACCTGAAAAGCTGCCTGTCCAGAATGATGCCAAACAGAGTGAAATCCGCATTGAACTTGGAGGAGTGCGGATTGCTGCGGACAGTACCTATCCGGTAGAAAAGATAGCCGCACTGCTTGGCCTGTTTAAACAGCTATGCTAAGCCTTGCCGGAAAAAG
This window of the Desulforamulus hydrothermalis Lam5 = DSM 18033 genome carries:
- the tnpA gene encoding IS66 family insertion sequence element accessory protein TnpA, which codes for MNTREIAAEYRLAHWAQIVRRKNESGLSIKAFCASEGFRENTYYYWQRKLREAACEQLTEIRTEHTKLSCLVPPGFTELKITEAPEKLPVQNDAKQSEIRIELGGVRIAADSTYPVEKIAALLGLFKQLC